AAGCCTCCTCTCCAAGTGGCCTGAGGCAATCCTTTGAGGTCCTCAGAGACGCAGTGCAGGCGTTTTCTGCCGACAATGTGCCCCGCATGGGGGCAGCTCTGGCTTACCACACCATTTTCACCATCGGTCCCCTCTTGATTCTGGCGGTCGGTCTGGCCGGGCTTTTTCTGGAAGCCGAAAGCATCAAACAGAACATATACAATCAGGCCTCCGAAAACTTCGGTTCCAATTTTGCAGGGAGTGTGCGCAGTGTGCTGGACCTCACCAGTCAAGCGGGTTTGCCTGCCACCATTTCTGGGGTGGTGATCCTGCTCTGGACGGCCTCCAACTTCTTTGTGCAGCTTCAGGATGCTCTGAACACCATCTGGGACACCAAACCCAAGACCCTCGACATTTTGCATCTGGTGGTGGGCCGTCTGATGTCTGCCATTCTGGCCATCGTGATGGGCCTCTTGACGGTGGCGTTCCTGACCGCCAACGTGTATGTCACAGGTTTTGCTGCAGAGCACCTCGGGGTGGTGCCTTATGCCACGGTTTTGCTGAAACTGGGCAGCATCCTGCTCAGCATTCTGGTGTTCACCTTGCTGTTCGGGGTGTTGTACCGCTTTTTGCCCAGCATTCGGTTGTCGTGGCAGGATGTGAGTTTTGGTGCAGGCATCACCGCCATTTTGTTTGTGCTTGGTCAATACGGCATTGGACAGTACATCGCCCATTTCTCGCCGGCCAGCACGTTTGGTGCAGCAGGCACTTTGGTGGTGTTCATGCTCTGGGTGTACTTCAGTGCCCAACTGTTCTTTTTTGGAGCGGAAGTCACCTGGGCCTACAGCAACAAATACGGAACCCTCGCTGCCAAAACCGCCGCCCGAAAAGCCCGAGAAAAGCTGCTGGAACCTGAAGTGCCAGAGCCTGTCCACGCAGAGATCCCACCCATCAGTCGTGCCACCTTCAGTGTGGCAGGCTTTCTGGGAGGGGTGGTGGTGATGCTGTTTGCACTGCCTGCTGCTCTGGTGTTTGGAGCGGGTCAAGTTTTTCGCAGAATCAAAAGGAAACCCCGTTCTGCAAGACTTCCCAGAGATTTGTAGTCCATCTTGCAAAACGTTTGAAAGCAGGATGTGAGCATTGAGGAACTTTTCAAAAATGCACACCGTAAGATAAGACATGTTCAGCAACTTTCTTGCACGGCTCGGCGTGGGTGCCACGCAGATTGACACCCAACTCAACAAAAACAGCTTCTACCCCGGCGAAATGGCCGAAGGACAGGTCGTGGTCAAAGGGGGCAGCACCGCACAGGAAATCGAATACCTGAAATTGCAGGTGTGCAGCCAGTACAAAAGCGACGACAGCACCGTGGTCACCGTGCTCGGAGAAACCGTGGTTTCCCAGCGTTTCACCGTGCAACCCGGTCAGACCCTGACTTTCCCTGTGCAGGTCCAGATTCCCTATCACACCCCCCTCAGCTACTACAACACCCCCGTCTGGCTGTACACCGCTGCTGCCATTTCCGCAGCCGTGGACCCCAAAGACAACGACCGTCTGAACATCGCTCCCAATCCCCTGCAGGCTGCTGTCCTGGAGGCCCTCACCCAGCTCGGGTTCCACCTGCGTGCTTCCCAGTACGAGTACGAAGGCCACAAGTACCACCGGGCCATTCAGGAGCTGGAATTCAGCCCCGGTCCAGAGTTCAGGGGCCGCATCTCCGAACTGGAAGTGGTGTTCATGCCCGCTGCCGAGCACCTTGATGTGATCATCGAAGTGGACCGCAAAGCCAAAGGGTTTGCCAGCATGTTCGTCAGTGAATTTGAAACCAAAGGCTCCTGGCGCGTCACCCCCAACATGCAGCGCAATCTGGCAGAGCAACTCCGCCAGAAAATCCAGAGCATGATCTGAAGTTCTCACACGCTCCAACCTCCTCTGGCAACAGGGGAGGTTGATGCTTGAGGGGTGATTCGCATCGAATACCGGATTTCTGCGCCTGTTTCTTCGGAAAGCTTGAATGCCCTGTTTGCACTTGCATGGGAAGGCCATGTGCCACATGATTTTTCTCCGATTTTGCAAAGGAGCCTGTGCCATGTGACAGCCCACGCTGGAGACCAACTGGTGGGTTTTGTCAATGTGGCATGGGACGGAGGGGTGCATGCCTTCTTGCTGGACACCACCGTCCACCCAGACTTCCAGAGACAGGGCATCGGTCAAAAACTGGTTGAACAGGCCACCCTGGAAGCCAGAAGGCGTGGATGCCACTGGCTGCACGTGGACTTTGAGGAGCATCTGGAAAGCTTTTACCGGTCTTGCGGATTTCAGTACACGCTGGCAGGTCTGATTTCACTGCAAGAGGAGAACACCTGAAAAGCGCTCTCTGGCTTGATGTGCTCTGGTTTAAACTTTATCCATATGCGCGACCAGAGCTGGATGGACACCTTGTTTCCCAAAAATGCCGAAAGAACCCTGCCATGGCCAGAACTCTCAGAAACCGTCACCTTGTACCGACCTGTGGGGCTTCGGGAATTGGAATTGATTCAGGAGTTGGGTTATCAGGCTTACCCTCCAAGGCTGCCAGACCAGCCGATTTTCTATCCGGTGTTGAATTTTGAATATGCAGAAGAAATCGCCCGAGACTGGAACACCCGCATGAATTCCTTCAGTGGCTTCGTGACGGCTTTTGATGTCCCCTCTGCGTACATCACCCGTTACGAGATCCAGATTGTGGGAGACCGTTACCATCAAGAACTCTGGATTCCTGCCGAAGATCTGGAAGACCTCAACCGGCAGATTCTAGGGACCATTCGGGTGCTCAGTGCCTATTACGGAGAAGCGTTTCAGGAAGAGATCAACCCTGAGACTGGTTTTCCGGTCCAGATCCGCTTGAATCCCTGAAATCAAAAGAGGGGCTTGGATTGCCCCTCTGGTTCAGTCCAAGCCTCACAGAATGATCTGGTTCCCTAGAATCCTGCCAGTCAGCCAGAAACTGCCCTGCACGATGTTACCGGGTTGCAGCTCGGCGTAAAGCAACTCTGGTGGGATCACCACGTCGTATTCCCCGCCAAGGGTTCTCACCACAGCATGCTGGAAGGTTTGGTTCGTGACCGGATTGGTGATGGTGAAGGCATGCAGCACCACCCCGGTCAGCATCCCATAAGGCTGCGCCTGATCCCCAAAAAGACCAGAGGGAATGAAAGACTCCGCAGCAAATGCCACCCCTTGCCCTTGTGACCCGTGGTAATGCGCCTCATCAGAAAACACCTGCACCTCATGGGCAAAGGCAGCCATCTGCACCCGGTGGATGCTGGGCAGCAGCATCCGGGCATGGACCAGAAAATCCGGACAATCAAACAGCACCGGATAATCCCCATCCTCTGGTCCAGATTGTGCTCCTGCCCACGCATAATACGCTCCATCGAGGTCCTCTCTGGGACTCTCGATTTTGCTGGTCAGGCCCATGCTGATTCTGGAACGCCCCGAGA
The DNA window shown above is from Deinococcus misasensis DSM 22328 and carries:
- a CDS encoding YihY/virulence factor BrkB family protein — translated: MPETSTTEEASSPSGLRQSFEVLRDAVQAFSADNVPRMGAALAYHTIFTIGPLLILAVGLAGLFLEAESIKQNIYNQASENFGSNFAGSVRSVLDLTSQAGLPATISGVVILLWTASNFFVQLQDALNTIWDTKPKTLDILHLVVGRLMSAILAIVMGLLTVAFLTANVYVTGFAAEHLGVVPYATVLLKLGSILLSILVFTLLFGVLYRFLPSIRLSWQDVSFGAGITAILFVLGQYGIGQYIAHFSPASTFGAAGTLVVFMLWVYFSAQLFFFGAEVTWAYSNKYGTLAAKTAARKAREKLLEPEVPEPVHAEIPPISRATFSVAGFLGGVVVMLFALPAALVFGAGQVFRRIKRKPRSARLPRDL
- a CDS encoding sporulation protein produces the protein MFSNFLARLGVGATQIDTQLNKNSFYPGEMAEGQVVVKGGSTAQEIEYLKLQVCSQYKSDDSTVVTVLGETVVSQRFTVQPGQTLTFPVQVQIPYHTPLSYYNTPVWLYTAAAISAAVDPKDNDRLNIAPNPLQAAVLEALTQLGFHLRASQYEYEGHKYHRAIQELEFSPGPEFRGRISELEVVFMPAAEHLDVIIEVDRKAKGFASMFVSEFETKGSWRVTPNMQRNLAEQLRQKIQSMI
- a CDS encoding GNAT family N-acetyltransferase, which produces MIRIEYRISAPVSSESLNALFALAWEGHVPHDFSPILQRSLCHVTAHAGDQLVGFVNVAWDGGVHAFLLDTTVHPDFQRQGIGQKLVEQATLEARRRGCHWLHVDFEEHLESFYRSCGFQYTLAGLISLQEENT